GTACACTGGGCGTAGCGACATTATCTTATTTACCTTGGGCAGTATTGTGCTGGACAGGCATTATCTTCGCAACGATCTGGGGTTTTACCGGGTTCGGCATCGCGAAGCTTACGCCCGAGCAGCAGGAGGAAATGTTGAAGGAATACGACAATCCGCATAAAGGAAGTCAGAACAAGCCTCATGCGGATGATGCAGGTGCAGCATCTGTCCATTAATGCAGGATGAATATTTCTTGGATTAAGACAAGAAATCATCAATATAAATGCGTGAACGTATGCGCTAAAGAGGAGAGAACACCATGACACAACAAGAGAGAAAAACCATCGCCACTCAGCAAGCACCTGGAGCCATAGGCCCTTATTCGCAAGCGGTGCAATACGGAAACCTTTTGTTTACATCCGGCCAGCTTGGGATGGATGCGTCGGGGCAGTTTGCCCCGACGGTAGAAGAGCAGGCGAATCGCTCACTGCTTAACGTGAAGGCGATTTTGGAAGCGGCCGGCTTTGGTATGGGGGATATCGTCAAAAC
Above is a window of Paenibacillus sp. FSL K6-1330 DNA encoding:
- a CDS encoding RidA family protein, whose amino-acid sequence is MTQQERKTIATQQAPGAIGPYSQAVQYGNLLFTSGQLGMDASGQFAPTVEEQANRSLLNVKAILEAAGFGMGDIVKTTVFLKDMNDFQAVNEVYASFFSEPYPARSAVEVARLPKDGLVEIEVVARKS